From a region of the Microterricola gilva genome:
- a CDS encoding PadR family transcriptional regulator has protein sequence MRTYTTLMVLGAVKQFEPVHGYFLRRELATWHADEWANTRPGSIYNALKSLVRDGYITEVDTESDGSYPARTRYSISATGEVELLRMLRDTLWEVETFDTRAALALTSFMFFLSREEVVAGLAHRISKIDALVTSNSFHIEDTMRSETTPKYVREVFELASARLRAEQLWAQQLVSRVKAGEYAFAGEAGAGGNAGARDAETPATR, from the coding sequence ATGCGCACATATACGACGTTGATGGTCCTCGGCGCGGTCAAGCAGTTCGAGCCCGTTCACGGCTACTTCCTGCGCCGCGAGCTTGCGACCTGGCATGCGGACGAGTGGGCCAACACGCGCCCCGGTTCGATCTACAACGCCCTGAAGTCGCTCGTCCGCGATGGCTACATCACCGAGGTCGACACCGAATCCGACGGCAGCTATCCGGCGCGCACCCGGTACAGCATCTCGGCAACGGGCGAGGTGGAGTTGCTCAGGATGCTGCGTGACACGCTCTGGGAGGTCGAGACCTTCGACACCAGGGCCGCCCTCGCCCTCACCTCGTTCATGTTCTTCCTCAGCAGGGAAGAGGTGGTTGCCGGCCTGGCGCATCGAATCAGCAAGATCGATGCGCTCGTCACTAGCAACAGCTTCCACATTGAGGACACGATGCGCTCGGAGACGACCCCGAAGTACGTGCGCGAGGTCTTCGAGCTGGCCTCGGCGAGGCTCCGCGCTGAGCAGCTCTGGGCCCAGCAGCTGGTCTCGCGGGTCAAGGCCGGCGAGTACGCGTTCGCCGGCGAGGCTGGCGCCGGCGGGAATGCCGGCGCCAGAGACGCGGAGACCCCGGCTACGCGCTGA
- a CDS encoding ribokinase produces MTTATVCVVGSLNADRYLGLARVPQPGETMLGSNLGLYPGGKGLNQAVAAARCGASVRFCGAVGSDIEAEFLRDALASVEISGEYVATAEGPSGAAYVFSLPGGENSIVVAQGANAQLAASDVASAVRGASVVLTQLEINLDIAATALREARQYSAITVLNAAPAHPATWEMLPDVDILIVNETEAASLGGLDALRPHVTVVYTRGADGVTVYERGGGVIEVPAFAIDPVDTTGAGDAFCGGFVAAVARGASLEAAAREGAAAGAVVAEHRGAQTSALSHEAVRRLVDQPVSA; encoded by the coding sequence ATGACTACGGCAACCGTCTGCGTCGTCGGCAGCCTGAACGCGGACCGCTACCTCGGTCTCGCCCGCGTACCTCAACCGGGCGAGACCATGCTCGGCTCGAACCTGGGCCTGTACCCGGGCGGCAAGGGGCTCAACCAGGCGGTTGCTGCGGCGCGATGCGGTGCCAGCGTGCGCTTCTGCGGAGCCGTTGGCTCCGACATTGAGGCGGAGTTCTTGCGCGACGCCCTTGCCAGCGTCGAGATCAGTGGCGAGTATGTCGCGACCGCCGAAGGTCCGAGCGGCGCCGCCTATGTGTTCTCACTGCCGGGCGGCGAGAACAGCATCGTGGTGGCTCAGGGAGCGAACGCACAGCTGGCCGCCTCGGATGTCGCCTCGGCGGTGCGCGGGGCGAGCGTCGTGTTGACCCAGCTCGAGATCAATCTGGACATCGCGGCGACCGCGCTCCGTGAGGCGAGACAGTACAGCGCCATCACGGTGCTGAACGCGGCACCCGCCCACCCGGCCACGTGGGAGATGCTTCCAGACGTTGACATCCTGATCGTCAACGAGACCGAGGCGGCGTCGTTGGGAGGGCTGGACGCACTCCGGCCACATGTGACGGTCGTGTACACGCGCGGTGCTGATGGCGTGACCGTCTATGAGCGTGGCGGGGGAGTGATCGAGGTGCCAGCATTCGCGATCGATCCGGTCGATACGACGGGGGCGGGCGATGCCTTCTGCGGTGGCTTCGTGGCGGCGGTGGCCCGTGGCGCGAGCCTCGAGGCCGCCGCACGCGAGGGGGCGGCCGCCGGGGCGGTTGTTGCCGAGCACCGCGGCGCGCAGACATCCGCGCTCAGCCACGAGGCCGTGCGTCGGCTGGTGGACCAGCCGGTCAGCGCGTAG
- a CDS encoding NtaA/DmoA family FMN-dependent monooxygenase (This protein belongs to a clade of FMN-dependent monooxygenases, within a broader family of flavin-dependent oxidoreductases, the luciferase-like monooxygenase (LMM) family, some of whose members use coenzyme F420 rather than FMN.) yields the protein MKQLHFGLFENAQANDTGRATWRHPDNERVNYDTLEYWTKIAEVCENGGLDFLFLADAWGWAEVDGVRPDVASIEGLDLPRLDPFIVASAILARTSSLGVVMTGSTLLEQPYAFARRMATLDQLSGGRIGWNIVTTGTADTAVKAFGVPMVAHDERYAMADDFVELVYKLWEGAWEPDALTKDKNGNFADPAKVHAISHDGPYFRSEGYGNSAYSPQGTPVLFQAGASPAGRTFGGRHGECMFVGGGSVEQLAEHSRAIRAAAVDAGRTADSVKVMAEFRCVVGETKEDAQRLYQRVLDSQTPDVTVASYAWFTGLDLSSYDPQTPMTDLHTELSQSQVSRFAGKTVGDVLKDWHEHGAGSKAFVGSPEEIADRIIELAEGADLDGFLLAPVIQPGSTIDFVERVLPILRERGVVGESNGASLRERLVGSDRPTLPDNHPAARYRATVAVA from the coding sequence GTGAAGCAGCTTCACTTCGGACTGTTCGAGAACGCACAGGCCAACGACACCGGCAGGGCAACCTGGCGCCACCCCGACAACGAACGCGTCAACTACGACACGCTCGAGTACTGGACCAAGATCGCCGAGGTCTGCGAGAACGGCGGGCTGGACTTTCTGTTCCTCGCGGACGCTTGGGGATGGGCCGAAGTTGACGGCGTCCGGCCGGACGTGGCCTCGATCGAGGGACTCGATCTGCCGCGCCTCGATCCGTTCATCGTCGCCTCCGCGATCCTGGCGCGCACGAGCTCGCTCGGCGTGGTCATGACCGGCTCGACCCTCCTCGAGCAGCCGTACGCGTTCGCACGGCGCATGGCAACCCTCGACCAGCTCTCGGGCGGCCGAATCGGTTGGAACATCGTGACGACGGGCACGGCGGACACCGCCGTCAAGGCCTTCGGAGTCCCCATGGTCGCGCACGACGAGCGCTATGCGATGGCCGACGACTTCGTCGAGCTCGTGTACAAGCTGTGGGAGGGCGCCTGGGAACCGGACGCCCTGACGAAGGACAAGAACGGCAACTTCGCCGACCCGGCAAAGGTGCACGCCATCTCGCATGACGGCCCCTACTTCAGGAGCGAGGGCTACGGAAACTCCGCGTACTCGCCCCAGGGCACACCCGTGCTGTTCCAGGCCGGGGCATCTCCCGCCGGGCGAACCTTCGGTGGTCGTCACGGCGAGTGCATGTTCGTCGGTGGTGGCTCGGTCGAACAGCTCGCCGAGCACAGCCGCGCCATCCGTGCCGCCGCCGTCGACGCCGGTCGAACCGCGGACTCCGTGAAGGTGATGGCCGAGTTCCGTTGCGTTGTCGGCGAGACGAAGGAGGACGCTCAGCGCCTCTATCAGCGGGTGCTCGACTCGCAGACTCCCGACGTGACGGTCGCGTCCTACGCCTGGTTCACCGGTCTAGACCTCTCGTCCTACGACCCGCAGACCCCGATGACGGATCTGCACACCGAGCTCTCGCAGTCGCAGGTGTCGCGCTTTGCCGGCAAGACCGTCGGCGATGTGCTGAAGGACTGGCACGAGCACGGCGCCGGATCGAAGGCCTTCGTCGGCAGCCCGGAGGAGATCGCCGACCGGATCATCGAGCTTGCCGAGGGCGCCGACCTCGACGGCTTCCTGCTCGCACCGGTGATCCAGCCGGGGTCGACGATCGACTTCGTCGAGCGGGTCCTGCCCATTCTGCGCGAACGCGGGGTTGTCGGTGAGAGCAACGGCGCCTCGTTGCGGGAGCGGCTCGTCGGCTCTGATCGTCCAACGCTGCCAGACAACCACCCGGCTGCACGCTACCGGGCAACGGTGGCCGTCGCGTAA
- a CDS encoding ABC transporter ATP-binding protein, giving the protein MTAIVAENVTANGHGVEISHLVKKFGRPGQEMLALDDVNLTVAPGEFVSVIGPSGCGKSTLLKVVAGLLEADGGSVTIGTDSVLEATKRKLIGLVPQAPALLPWRSVRDNVKLPLQINPAANAGRTLRDPDELLTSFGLGHALEKFPKQLSGGMQQRVAIARAFAFDPALLLMDEPFSALDEINRDQQRLGLLDFWQTHRKSVMFVTHSVPEAIVLSDRIVLMAARPGRIAEIIDVNLPRPRTEDAYASDAFRELEGYVRSRLADVMQEAAHV; this is encoded by the coding sequence GTGACCGCGATCGTCGCCGAGAACGTGACCGCGAACGGGCACGGCGTCGAGATCTCCCATCTCGTGAAGAAGTTCGGCCGGCCCGGGCAGGAGATGCTCGCCCTGGATGACGTCAACCTGACCGTTGCACCTGGAGAGTTCGTCTCGGTCATCGGCCCAAGTGGGTGCGGGAAATCGACTCTGCTGAAGGTGGTCGCCGGCCTCCTGGAGGCAGACGGTGGCTCCGTCACGATCGGGACGGACTCCGTCCTGGAGGCGACGAAGCGCAAGCTCATCGGGCTGGTGCCGCAGGCACCCGCGCTCCTGCCGTGGCGTTCGGTTCGCGACAACGTCAAGCTGCCCCTGCAGATCAACCCGGCCGCAAATGCCGGGCGAACACTGCGCGACCCGGATGAGCTCTTGACCTCGTTCGGCCTCGGTCACGCTCTGGAGAAATTCCCCAAGCAGCTCTCAGGAGGCATGCAGCAGCGGGTCGCGATCGCGCGTGCGTTCGCGTTCGATCCGGCACTGCTGTTGATGGACGAACCGTTCTCCGCGCTCGACGAGATCAACCGCGACCAGCAGCGCCTCGGGCTGCTCGACTTCTGGCAGACCCACCGCAAATCGGTCATGTTCGTCACGCACTCGGTGCCCGAAGCGATCGTGCTCTCTGACCGCATCGTGCTGATGGCGGCGCGCCCAGGGCGGATCGCCGAGATCATCGACGTCAACCTTCCCCGTCCCCGCACGGAAGACGCCTACGCGAGTGACGCCTTCCGCGAGCTCGAGGGCTATGTGCGAAGCCGGCTCGCCGATGTCATGCAGGAGGCAGCACATGTCTAG
- a CDS encoding flavin reductase family protein: protein MIRNDSIEIAMDVRLRRAFSTFPTGVVAVCALDSDGVTPIGMAVNSFTSISLEPALVAISVANTSRTWPGLSRSASLGLSVLGSGHEQVSRSLSARDGDRFGALSWAAEEGGAIHLDGAALWLSCHLEQTIEAGDHTIVILAIDDLTHFDDVEPLVFHQSRYRSISA from the coding sequence ATGATCCGGAACGACTCGATTGAAATCGCAATGGACGTGCGCCTGCGGCGCGCGTTCTCTACCTTCCCAACCGGCGTGGTGGCCGTGTGCGCACTGGATTCCGATGGCGTCACACCCATTGGAATGGCGGTGAACTCCTTCACCTCGATCTCGCTGGAGCCCGCACTCGTGGCAATCAGTGTCGCGAACACCTCGCGCACCTGGCCGGGTCTCTCTCGGTCGGCATCGCTGGGGCTGAGCGTTCTCGGAAGTGGCCACGAACAGGTGAGCCGCTCGCTGTCCGCGCGGGACGGCGACCGCTTCGGTGCACTGTCCTGGGCAGCGGAGGAGGGCGGTGCGATCCACCTCGACGGCGCGGCGCTCTGGCTCAGCTGCCACCTCGAGCAGACCATCGAGGCCGGCGACCACACGATCGTGATTCTGGCGATCGATGATCTGACGCACTTCGACGACGTCGAGCCGCTCGTCTTCCACCAGA
- a CDS encoding ABC transporter permease → MSSTEVSATRAIATQQARASAPQRNVARWLNPRVWGPTAVVFVIVAVLWQIIAFTNPYILPSLGEVAGSLLEDPDMYWQNFLITLQEVVVGAGAAILLGYLLAVIMSEFEIVERAIMPLIILIMVTPVIAIAPALVVAFGFGMMPKYIVTGIVVFFPVLVNSLAGLRSVDPRAMDVFRTLHATRWEIFRNLRFSSSMPYFFAGLRISLPLAVVGAAVAEFVAAGTAAGLGSLVTTSAAQANLPVTWAAIFMLCLMGILLIVVLAIVRKRVLWWSDGEVTAR, encoded by the coding sequence ATGTCTAGCACCGAAGTATCAGCAACGCGGGCGATCGCCACCCAGCAGGCTCGGGCGAGCGCGCCGCAGCGAAACGTCGCCCGTTGGCTGAACCCGCGCGTGTGGGGGCCGACCGCGGTCGTGTTCGTGATCGTGGCGGTGCTCTGGCAGATCATCGCCTTCACCAACCCGTACATCCTGCCGTCCCTCGGGGAGGTGGCTGGAAGCCTGCTCGAGGATCCGGACATGTACTGGCAGAACTTCCTGATTACCTTGCAGGAGGTTGTGGTCGGAGCTGGAGCAGCGATTCTGCTCGGCTACCTGCTCGCGGTGATCATGAGTGAGTTCGAGATCGTTGAGCGGGCAATCATGCCGTTGATCATTCTCATCATGGTCACGCCGGTCATCGCCATCGCCCCCGCGCTTGTCGTCGCCTTCGGCTTCGGCATGATGCCGAAGTACATCGTGACCGGAATCGTGGTGTTCTTCCCGGTGCTGGTGAACTCGCTCGCCGGGCTCCGCAGCGTCGACCCGCGGGCGATGGACGTGTTCCGCACGCTGCACGCCACCCGGTGGGAGATCTTCCGCAATCTGCGATTCTCCAGCTCGATGCCGTACTTCTTCGCCGGATTGCGCATCAGCCTGCCGCTCGCCGTCGTCGGCGCGGCCGTCGCCGAGTTCGTTGCCGCGGGCACGGCGGCCGGTCTCGGATCGCTCGTGACCACCTCCGCGGCGCAAGCCAACCTGCCGGTCACCTGGGCAGCCATCTTCATGCTCTGCCTGATGGGAATCCTGCTGATCGTCGTCCTCGCGATCGTGCGCAAGCGCGTCCTGTGGTGGAGCGACGGAGAAGTCACCGCGCGATAG
- a CDS encoding ABC transporter substrate-binding protein: MTVLAGCSGATVGSTPDYDEAAISKAACDRNAEAGPITYISGYGYSASAGQLDVFIADELGYFDDLCLDVEINAAGGNGQQLVSSGKGQFTELGSAEDVLMAAANSKNLTAVATYGTTSPFCIFANKDIKSLKDLEGGTLGYFINLTPTAGAMLDAAGADVDQIELIKMTNYDPTVVLRGQVDAVVGYASNQCATLEAMGEEFSQFLPADLGVTGTYNVMETNTQFLKDHPEAASSFMRASLKALEHCLADEDDCVDIITRLAEEGGQGKAFPREQQARTWAIESQWVRDSQAGAPGVQTVAQWQGASDIVKQFGTVTEIPPVEDIIDIDIVADLYGTDGELIWPGDAK, from the coding sequence GTGACCGTACTGGCCGGCTGCAGTGGTGCAACCGTAGGATCGACACCCGACTATGACGAGGCAGCGATCAGCAAGGCGGCCTGTGACCGCAACGCTGAGGCCGGTCCCATCACCTACATTTCCGGGTACGGCTACTCGGCCAGTGCCGGCCAGCTCGACGTGTTCATCGCGGACGAGCTCGGCTACTTCGATGACCTCTGCCTCGACGTGGAGATCAACGCAGCAGGCGGCAACGGCCAGCAGCTCGTGTCGTCCGGCAAGGGGCAGTTCACGGAACTCGGCTCCGCTGAGGACGTGCTCATGGCGGCAGCAAACAGCAAGAACCTGACGGCCGTCGCCACGTACGGAACCACATCGCCGTTCTGCATCTTCGCGAATAAGGACATCAAGAGCCTGAAGGACCTCGAAGGCGGGACCCTCGGCTACTTCATCAACCTGACGCCGACCGCGGGTGCGATGCTCGATGCCGCCGGCGCAGACGTCGACCAGATCGAGTTGATCAAGATGACCAACTACGACCCGACCGTCGTGCTCCGTGGCCAGGTCGACGCCGTCGTCGGCTACGCATCCAACCAGTGCGCGACCCTCGAGGCGATGGGGGAGGAGTTCTCCCAGTTCCTGCCGGCTGACCTGGGCGTGACGGGCACCTACAACGTCATGGAGACCAACACTCAGTTTTTGAAGGACCACCCGGAAGCGGCATCCAGCTTCATGCGTGCAAGTCTCAAGGCGCTCGAGCACTGCCTCGCCGACGAGGACGACTGCGTGGACATCATCACCAGGCTCGCCGAGGAGGGTGGCCAGGGCAAGGCATTCCCGCGTGAGCAGCAGGCACGCACCTGGGCGATCGAATCGCAGTGGGTGCGCGACAGCCAGGCGGGTGCTCCAGGCGTGCAGACAGTTGCGCAGTGGCAGGGCGCTTCCGACATCGTGAAGCAGTTCGGAACCGTCACGGAGATTCCTCCGGTCGAGGACATCATCGACATCGACATCGTCGCGGACCTCTACGGCACGGACGGTGAGCTGATCTGGCCCGGAGACGCCAAGTGA